Within Parafrankia irregularis, the genomic segment GGATGAGGTCGAAGAATGCGGCCTTGCTGCCCTCGAAGGTTCGATTGGGACCCCTGAGTCCGACTGCCGGAAGAGCCGAAAAAAATACTCTGCCGCGCCTGCAACGCTCTACGTGAAGCCTCGCTCCGGACCGCTGAGGCTTCACGCCACCTCAGGCGAGGCTTCATACGAAGCCCTCCGGCTCGCAGAGCAAGCGAGCGACCCTCTCCAGTGTCGGAAACCTGCAGGCAGGAGCCGCCCGGGCGACCGCAAGCCGGCCGCCTGTAATTGATCATCAGGTGGACATGACGTCTACAGGTGTGTAGAAGTTGATAGTCTGGAGCGGGCTTGCCGGCCTTAGTAGATGATAAGTTTTTGTTTCTGTGTTCTACGTCTCATCGACCTCGATAGAGCTCGTGTGCATGCGTTACCGTCCCTTTGCTGATCAACAAATTGGCAGGGGTGGGCGATGTGAGAATCTCCGAGCTCGGATTCGAGGAGCTAGACGAGTTCTCTGATGAGCTGTGGCGAACGGTAGCGCGTCACCCCTACTGTGACACGGACATGCTGGCGGAGTGGCTTGGTCGTCCTGAACCGATTGTCGAGGTGGAAATCCAACGGCTTGTGAGTCGAGGCCTCCTTCGGCAGATCGGCCGCCGATGGGAGCCGCAGGATCCGGTAAAGATTCTACAAGCGCACCATGCGGAAAAAGAGGCAGCGCTCAGCGCCGAGCGAGCGAAGATGGACGAGGAGAGAGCACGCCTCTACCGCTCTGGGCTGTTCGGGGATTATATCGCTGGGCGGCGGCGCGCTGATACCAGCTCCGGTGTTCAGGTTCTCGCGCGAGATGAAATCTTCCATCGGATGTCAGAACTCACCGAACAGGCGACGGAGTCCGTTCGATTCCTTCAGAGCGGTCCTCCTCCGCCCGGCCTCGGCGGCAACGTTCCCGATCTTCTGAAGGTCGCCGTAGCGCGAGGGGTGCGCATCAGCAGCGTGTGGACGTCGATCGCACTGGCGTCAGCGCATCGGCGGCAGGCCCAGCGGCGCCTGCCGCCCATCGGAAGCATCGGAATCGCGCCGGCGGTGCCCATGCGCACCATCGTGTGGGATGCGACCGCCGCCCTGGTTCCCGTCCGTGACGACGATCTCGACGAAGGCGGCCTCGTCGTAGTAGCACCTACCCTGGTGCGCGCTGTCACGGACATGGTCACACGGACCGAACAGGCTGTCACCACCCGACAGCCACGGCCGGCTCCCGACGAACCCGCGACAGCCCGGCGACAACGAGCACTGCTGCTCCTGCTCGACCGCGGATTCGACGACGTCCGCGCCGCGCGGGAGCTGCGGGTCTCCGACCGCACGGTGAAGCGTGACGTTGCTGAGCTGTGCAACCGGTTCGGCGTGGTCACCCGCTTTCAGCTCGGTGCCGCGGCGGCGAGAGCCGGCTACCTCCCCACCAGTCAGATCTCGGTGGATCTTTCCGATCAGTCCCGCGACCTGGCCGCACGGGGGCGATCTCTCACCCGGCCTATCCTTGCGCAGGCCAGCCCGGCCCATCGGCCGGGCGTGCACACCCCCGACGGCACGGAACGGATGGGGCCCGCCGACCGCGCCCATCCCAATTGATCTTTCCGGGCTTCAGGAGCACAGCTACCGGATGACCAGATCAAGCGGAAACTGACGTCACCCGACCCGACACCCAGATGCTGGCATAAACATGCCAGGGCGTCCTTATCGGGACAAGGTGGTTCATTACTCTTCGTCCACGGCTGTTTGCTCGCTAGCGTCATGGCTGCTGACGGGATCGAGGCAGTGACCCCTGTGCCATGGCGGCGGCACGGTGGCGAGGCGAGCGGCCGCTCCGTGCATGGAGTGGCTGGCAGGAAGATGACGCCGATCTTCGTAGCTTCAGCTCTTCGATCCTGTCAGCACCACCAGGGTTCTCCGGGGAGATCCGGATCGCAGGTCGGGCCCACTGGCCATCGGCCGGTGCGCGTCCGCGACACCCTGTTCTGACCACCTGAGACTGTCGTGCAGCGGGCTGACTTTCAGGGCCCCGAGCGCCCCCGACATCACTGGCCTGTTCCCCCGGTCGGCTTCGCCGGATGGCCCGCGTCAGGCGAGCTGGGTGAGGAAAGCGATGATCGCCTCCAGCCCGGGGCGGTAGCCATCGCGGGTGTCGACCGTGAGGCAGGGGAGGTCCAGGCGGATGTCGGCGAAGGCGTCCAGGGCGTAGACGGCCCGCGGCGATGTCGTCGAGGAGGACCTGGTCGCCGTGGGCGGCGCGATGGGGGTCGAGCCCGGCGCGGGTGGCGATCTGCTGGTACGCCACGGCCGGATCGACGGTAGCGCGGATGATCCGCACGTCGGCGTGGGCGGTGAGCGGTTCCAGGCGGGGCTCGAGAGCCGGTCCTGGAACGCAGCCTCGGCCACGACCATCACACCCGCCTTCGCCAGGGTCTCCAGGACACCGAAGAAGACGTGGAGCGCGGGGACGTTGAGCGGGTCATCGCCGCCAGCCTGGTAGCCGGGGCTGGCCAGGACCATCCCCTACTTGATCTCGTCGCGGATCACCACCGGGCAACCGACGGCCGTGGCGAGCGCGCGGGCGAGGGTGGTCTTGCCCGTTCCTGGAGGGCCGCTGACGACGGCCAGCACCGGCCTCCCCGTGGTCATACGTCACTCCTCGCCGCCGAACCGGCGCTGCTCACCCACATCCGGATCGGCTACGCCTTGGGTGTCGACCGGCTGAATGGCGAGCTGCCGGTGCCGGCACTGGCGGATGACGTGCTGGAAGCCTCCGGCGCGAGAGCCGGCTCTAGCGGTAGGAGGGCAATGTCTCCGGCCATGCTCTGAACGAGCTGCCGAGGGCCCCAGACCCTCTGGGTCGACTCCTCCAGCACGAACACTGCCTCCACACAAGATCGTGATCATCGGGGAAGCTACAGCTCCCTACGGCCGCTCGAACTCGCCGTCCTTTGCGCCGCCGATAAACGCGTCCCATTCACTCGGAGTGAATATCAAAACGGGTCCGTTCTGATTCTTGGAGTCGCGCACAGCGACATTTCCAGCGTCCAGGAAGGCGACCTCAACGCACTGGCCGTTGCCGCCACTGTGG encodes:
- a CDS encoding AAA family ATPase codes for the protein MTTGRPVLAVVSGPPGTGKTTLARALATAVGCPVVIRDEIK
- a CDS encoding DUF397 domain-containing protein; its protein translation is MQTVQQVDVSLAAWRKSSHSGGNGQCVEVAFLDAGNVAVRDSKNQNGPVLIFTPSEWDAFIGGAKDGEFERP